In Palaemon carinicauda isolate YSFRI2023 chromosome 38, ASM3689809v2, whole genome shotgun sequence, a single window of DNA contains:
- the LOC137630083 gene encoding myb/SANT-like DNA-binding domain-containing protein 3 → MDGHESEDDSLQKRYRSRNFTKYEKDTFYSVFSQYVSIIGDKNSSAHTIREAWDKLVIEYNVQPNIYPRTRRQLQVLWRDEKFRAKKKGQKVKDRSPSKMTGGVDCEGESSTSTCETVMSPPKPIAPEGERHPSSLLTPLLTVIKREHEAYSAGEITPVLPLEPYPPPPTQDTGPSSALRLRTRQKKVHGKVIKQEESYSRSPSPERYGSALDRGLPLPVEAQLHSGSSSPGVKHKYDNVSSDEDDSYWSPNHHRRKARKNGNKIEIGSPTDRHAIQNKREREIHQHRLQQLRQEGAMRMRVLEAELSLRQQQQHMEQQEHNLKMEILREKLRRMREGKPVVD, encoded by the exons ATGGACGGCCACGAGTCGGAGGATGATAGTCTACAAAAGCGGTACCGGTCTCGCAATTTCACGAAATACGAAAAGGACACATTCTACTCTGTGTTTAGCCAATACGTGAGCATCATAGGCGATAAGAATTCGTCTGCCCACACCATCAG GGAGGCTTGGGATAAATTAGTGATAGAATACAACGTCCAACCTAATATATATCCACGTACAAGACGACAGTTGCAG GTTCTGTGGAGAGACGAAAAATTCAGGGCGAAGAAGAAAGGGCAGAAAGTTAAG GATCGCTCTCCCTCGAAAATGACCGGAGGGGTAGACTGCGAGGGTGAATCTTCCACTTCGACATGTGAGACTGTAATGTCACCCCCTAAACCAATCGCCCCTGAAGGAGAGAGACATCCCAGCAGCCTTCTGACGCCACTCTTGACCGTTATTAAACGGGAACACGAAGCGTACAGCGCCGGAGAAATCACTCCTGTTTTGCCCCTCGAGCCCTATCCTCCCCCGCCTACGCAGGATACAGGACCTTCTTCAGCCTTGAGGTTAAGGACAAGACAAAAGAAGGTTCATGGAAAAGTGATCAAGCAAGAGGAGTCCTACAGCAGGTCTCCTTCGCCTGAACGATAtg GATCAGCGTTGGATCGGGGTCTGCCCCTACCGGTAGAAGCGCAACTACACTCGGGTAGCAGCTCTCCAGGCGTCAAGCATAAATACGACAACGTCTCTTCGGACGAGGACGACTCTTACTGGTCACCGAACCACCACCGGAGAAAAGCCAGGAAAAACGGGAATAAGATCGAAATTGGTTCTCCGACAGATAGACATGCGATTCAGAATAAGAGAGAACGAGAAATCCACCA GCATAGACTACAGCAGCTACGCCAGGAAGGTGCTATGAGGATGCGTGTCCTGGAGGCAGAGTTGTCTCTGCGACAACAGCAGCAACACATGGAGCAACAAGAGCACAACCTCAAGATGGAAATACTCAGGGAAAAACTCAGGAGGATGAGAGAAGGGAAACCAGTAGTTGATTAA